From the genome of Deltaproteobacteria bacterium, one region includes:
- a CDS encoding ankyrin repeat domain-containing protein — protein sequence MADKKIQGALFDAIVTKKIDEVRKALELKPNLNAVAGGVFFPLHLAAKKGKPEIVALLIEAGAKTNSLVGMSALDGAAEKADVETLKLLLKNGAPVIHKDWKKGRTPLDAAVLGKDPDCVKLILQAGIDIKLKGLVALHFASKQGALEIIELLLAAGMDINGTDIGKHTPFAEERTPATPLYYAVQENQLEAARLLLEKGADPFGGHPTMKQMLQLAKKEMVGLLKQWAEKNQSPSPRISSGVKKTKANSSGALPVDSEDLKWMVKSYEGSFFDGCWYQDKKISSAFLKWASECYPEHFPSAQSPSEVMTILSDEIGPDFLEEFLNSLSEKEATRSILLVAKDLTKFEKKVAAKARKILETL from the coding sequence ATGGCAGACAAAAAAATTCAAGGCGCGCTCTTTGATGCAATTGTGACGAAAAAAATTGATGAAGTTCGAAAAGCTCTTGAGTTAAAGCCCAATCTTAATGCAGTCGCCGGTGGTGTTTTTTTTCCGCTTCATCTTGCCGCAAAGAAGGGAAAGCCGGAGATTGTCGCGCTCTTAATTGAAGCGGGCGCAAAAACCAACAGCTTGGTGGGAATGAGCGCCTTGGATGGAGCAGCCGAGAAAGCGGACGTCGAAACGCTGAAGTTGCTCTTGAAAAACGGCGCACCTGTGATTCACAAGGATTGGAAAAAGGGAAGAACGCCTTTAGACGCTGCCGTGTTAGGGAAAGATCCCGATTGCGTAAAACTTATTCTTCAAGCCGGAATCGACATTAAGCTGAAAGGTTTGGTCGCACTACATTTTGCAAGTAAGCAGGGGGCCTTAGAAATTATTGAATTACTTCTTGCCGCGGGAATGGATATAAATGGAACAGATATCGGCAAACACACTCCTTTTGCTGAAGAGCGGACTCCCGCAACCCCGCTCTATTACGCGGTTCAAGAGAATCAGTTGGAAGCCGCCAGGTTACTCCTTGAAAAAGGAGCTGATCCTTTTGGCGGACACCCGACCATGAAACAAATGCTTCAACTCGCAAAAAAAGAAATGGTCGGTCTTCTGAAACAATGGGCTGAGAAAAATCAAAGTCCTAGTCCTAGAATTTCTTCCGGCGTAAAAAAAACCAAAGCGAATTCGTCAGGCGCATTGCCGGTTGATTCTGAAGACCTAAAGTGGATGGTCAAAAGTTACGAGGGCTCCTTTTTTGACGGCTGCTGGTACCAGGATAAAAAAATTTCTTCCGCCTTTCTAAAATGGGCTAGTGAGTGCTATCCGGAACATTTCCCGTCCGCTCAATCACCATCAGAAGTTATGACCATCCTGAGCGACGAAATTGGCCCTGATTTTCTTGAGGAGTTTTTAAATTCCCTCTCCGAAAAAGAAGCGACGCGATCCATCCTCCTCGTGGCGAAGGACCTGACTAAATTCGAAAAAAAAGTAGCAGCGAAAGCCCGTAAAATTTTAGAAACGCTTTAG